A part of Liolophura sinensis isolate JHLJ2023 chromosome 1, CUHK_Ljap_v2, whole genome shotgun sequence genomic DNA contains:
- the LOC135481844 gene encoding steroid 17-alpha-hydroxylase/17,20 lyase-like, producing MDQVLPQFSWVVTLTLIATIFFLSTTWKKIHGFLPPGPRQWPLIGNLPQIFGKDLHVALTDLSKKYGDLVWMKLGSENVLVVNSMDATLDAFVKQGTTFAGRPSKRKSVEVMLGEGRDIVMNDGGAELKFHRKIVHSFLAAQRREGKYRLHNIMSREATSLVDSLETFGMDQQPFNPKMQISRVVANVLCQSVLNKRFETADEKFLNQLRIVQDIVDNIESFNIVDLIPWLEVLPIPSWMRFKRSLEKKEKWVNDFINERRENLSDWDENDLLNIMLKLQQEAIEENDEEKMHMLSDKTIGHIVYELFGGGIESTTLSILWFLIYMIHNPECQERAATEVLKVAEEQGGIYAPDKAYYPYLEASIKETLRLASVLPVGFPHRVTKDAKVGGYDVPKDTMVIMNIWSIHHDPNTWMDPFKFKPERFMEHGEKIYRRGYIPFGIGSRVCLGSTVAKMEIFMFCAHILSRYRIEAADPSKLPELTGQAGLTMRPKPFDIVLRPRHIVNNSSH from the exons ATGGATCAAGTATTACCACAGTTTAGTTGGGTTGTGACACTGACACTTATTGCGACCATCTTCTTCCTGAGCACAACCTGGAAAAAAATCCATGGTTTCCTGCCCCCGGGACCTCGACAGTGGCCTTTGATCGGCAATCTCCCGCAAATTTTCGGTAAGGATCTACACGTGGCACTTACCGACCTAAGCAAGAAGTATGGCGATTTGGTTTGGATGAAGCTTGGTTCTGAAAATGTCTTGGTGGTCAACAGCATGGACGCAACATTGGACGCTTTTGTGAAACAGGGCACCACATTTGCTGGTCGTCCGTCTAAGAGGAAGTCAGTGGAAGTTATGCTAGGGGAAGGAAGAGACATTGTAATGAATGATGGAGGAGCCGAGTTGAAATTCCACCGCAAAATTGTCCACTCATTCCTAGCAGCTCAGAGAAGGGAGGGTAAATATAGGCTTCACAATATCATGTCACGTGAGGCAACGAGTTTAGTTGACTCTCTGGAAACGTTTGGTATGGATCAACAGCCCTTCAATCccaaaatgcaaatttcccgTGTGGTGGCCAATGTACTTTGTCAAAGTGTTCTCAACAAGAGGTTTGAAACAGCGGACGAGAAATTTTTGAATCAGCTACGAATTGTTCAAGACATTGTTGACAACATTGAGAGTTTTAATATTGTGGATCTCATCCCGTGGCTTGAG GTTCTACCCATTCCAAGTTGGATGCGTTTTAAGAGAAGtttagagaaaaaagaaaagtggGTCAACGACTTTATCAATGAAAGGAGG GAAAACCTTTCAGACTGGGATGAGAACGACTTGTTAAACATCATGTTAAAGCTGCAGCAAGAAGCCATAGAGGAAAATGACGAAGAGAAAATGCACATGCTCAGTGATAAGACTATTGGTCACATCGTGTACGAACTCTTCGGGGGTGGGATTGAGTCCACGACACTCTCCATCCTGTGGTTCCTCATCTATATGATCCACAATCCGGAG TGTCAAGAAAGAGCTGCTACCGAGGTATTAAAAGTGGCAGAAGAGCAAGGAGGGATTTACGCCCCTGACAAGGCCTACTACCCATATTTGGAAGCTTCTATTAAGGAAACGCTACGGTTAGCCTCTGTACTTCCGGTCGGCTTTCCACATCGGGTCACAAAAGATGCCAA AGTCGGGGGATACGATGTACCTAAAGACACGATGGTTATTATGAACATATGGTCAATTCACCATGATCCCAACACCTGGATGGATCCATTCAAGTTCAAACCAG aACGTTTCATGGAGCACGGAGAGAAGATATATCGTCGGGGTTACATACCTTTCGGAATCGGTAGCAGAGTATGTCTCGGCTCCACGGTAGCAAAGATGgagattttcatgttttgtgccCATATATTATCACGGTACCGAATCGAGGCTGCCGACCCGAGCAAACTTCCGGAACTGACTGGTCAAGCCGGCCTCACAATGAGGCCAAAACCTTTTGATATAGTGCTCCGGCCGAGACATATAGTGAACAATTCCAGCCATTAG